One window of Streptomyces sp. SUK 48 genomic DNA carries:
- a CDS encoding sensor histidine kinase, whose protein sequence is MVPLGTAALRTGVRRVLGRMRGWQRRYWGERSKAERVEFQSVVTWKATLWLFPLSWMLPPITVGLHRHPGALALGGLLIAVGLLQCLVASRLTRPALDHYLGRSDLPARAHRGAALLLALALALLVTLVALGRMNGPTSRMMLSAVLVSFGMTYALTVPMAVFLRRSAALTALLVVVLLLARPSGLGAVATALAVTFATGFTLLAARCGAWTLAVLWEAERGREIQARLAVAEERLRFGRDLHDVLGRNLSVISLKSELAVQLARRGRPEAVEQMIEVQRIAQESQREVRAVVRGYREADLRTELAGAQGVLEAAGIGCEVRAEPGGLPAEVQSALGWVVREATTNVLRHGDARRCAVGLAVREGVVVLTVENDGVRAAATPTSGGSGLAGLRERLAAVGGTLAADAAGEDGFRLVAEVPLPDGAPRTAREASDLTS, encoded by the coding sequence GTGGTTCCGCTGGGAACCGCGGCGCTGAGGACGGGGGTGCGGCGCGTGCTGGGGCGGATGCGGGGCTGGCAGCGGCGGTACTGGGGCGAGCGGAGCAAGGCGGAGCGGGTCGAATTCCAGAGCGTGGTCACCTGGAAGGCCACCCTCTGGTTGTTCCCGCTGAGCTGGATGCTGCCCCCGATCACGGTCGGCCTCCACCGGCACCCCGGAGCCCTCGCGCTCGGCGGCCTGCTGATCGCCGTCGGCCTGCTCCAGTGCCTGGTCGCCTCCCGGCTCACGCGCCCCGCGCTCGACCACTACCTCGGCCGGTCCGACCTGCCCGCGCGCGCCCACCGCGGCGCGGCCCTGCTGCTCGCCCTGGCCCTGGCCCTGCTCGTGACCCTCGTCGCGCTCGGCAGGATGAACGGGCCCACCAGCCGGATGATGCTCAGCGCGGTGCTGGTGTCCTTCGGGATGACCTACGCGCTCACCGTCCCCATGGCGGTGTTCCTGCGCCGGTCCGCCGCCCTGACCGCGCTGCTCGTGGTCGTCCTGCTGCTCGCCCGTCCCAGCGGCCTCGGTGCGGTGGCGACCGCGCTGGCCGTCACGTTCGCCACCGGCTTCACCCTGCTGGCCGCCCGCTGCGGTGCCTGGACCCTCGCGGTGCTCTGGGAGGCCGAGCGCGGCCGGGAGATCCAGGCGCGGCTCGCGGTGGCCGAGGAGCGGCTGCGGTTCGGGCGCGATCTGCACGACGTCCTCGGGCGGAACCTCTCCGTGATCTCCCTCAAGAGCGAACTGGCCGTCCAACTGGCCCGGCGGGGGCGGCCGGAGGCGGTGGAGCAGATGATCGAGGTGCAGCGGATCGCGCAGGAGTCGCAGCGGGAGGTGCGGGCCGTCGTACGCGGCTACCGGGAGGCCGATCTGCGTACCGAACTCGCGGGCGCGCAAGGCGTGTTGGAGGCGGCCGGAATCGGCTGCGAGGTGCGCGCGGAGCCGGGCGGGCTGCCCGCCGAGGTGCAGTCGGCGCTCGGCTGGGTGGTGCGGGAGGCCACCACCAATGTGCTGCGGCACGGGGACGCGCGGCGGTGTGCGGTGGGGCTGGCGGTACGGGAGGGAGTGGTGGTGCTGACGGTGGAGAACGACGGGGTGCGGGCCGCCGCGACGCCCACGAGCGGCGGATCGGGGCTCGCCGGGCTGCGGGAGCGTCTCGCGGCGGTGGGCGGGACACTGGCGGCCGATGCCGCGGGTGAGGACGGGTTCCGGCTGGTGGCCGAGGTGCCCTTGCCGGACGGGGCGCCGCGAACGGCGCGGGAAGCGAGTGACCTCACGTCATGA
- the purD gene encoding phosphoribosylamine--glycine ligase codes for MNVLVIGSGAREHALCRSLSLDPDVTALHCAPGNAGIAEVAELHQVDALDGAAVTALAQRLGAELVVVGPEAPLVAGVADAVRAAGIPVFGPSGEAARLEGSKAFAKDVMASAGVPTARSYVCATADEVAEALDAFGAPYVVKDDGLAAGKGVVVTSDLAAAQAHAAACERVVIEEFLDGPEVSLFAVTDGETVVPLQPAQDFKRALDGDEGPNTGGMGAYSPLPWADPKLVDEVLHSVLQPTVDELRRRGAPFSGLLYAGLAITGRGVRVIEFNARFGDPETQVVLARLRTPLAGLLMAAATGNLADLPPLRWSEDAAVTVVVASHNYPGTPRTGDPITGLAEVAAEDAPDAYVLHAGTRQDGDAVVSAGGRVLSVTATGEDLTEARERAYRAVGRIGLDGGQHRTDIAAKAAADAR; via the coding sequence GTGAACGTCCTCGTCATCGGCAGCGGCGCCCGCGAACACGCCCTGTGCCGCTCCCTGTCCCTCGATCCCGACGTCACCGCGCTGCACTGCGCCCCCGGCAACGCCGGCATCGCCGAGGTCGCCGAGCTGCACCAGGTCGACGCGCTCGACGGTGCCGCGGTGACCGCGCTGGCGCAGCGGCTCGGTGCCGAGCTGGTCGTCGTCGGCCCGGAGGCGCCCCTGGTCGCCGGTGTCGCCGACGCCGTGCGCGCCGCGGGCATCCCGGTGTTCGGCCCGTCCGGCGAGGCCGCCCGGCTGGAGGGGTCCAAGGCGTTCGCCAAGGACGTCATGGCCTCGGCCGGGGTGCCGACCGCCCGCTCGTACGTCTGCGCCACCGCCGACGAGGTCGCCGAGGCCCTCGACGCCTTCGGTGCCCCCTACGTCGTCAAGGACGACGGACTCGCCGCCGGCAAGGGCGTCGTCGTCACCTCCGACCTGGCCGCCGCCCAGGCGCACGCCGCCGCCTGCGAGCGCGTCGTGATCGAGGAGTTCCTCGACGGCCCCGAGGTGTCCCTGTTCGCGGTGACCGACGGCGAGACCGTCGTACCGCTCCAGCCCGCCCAGGACTTCAAGCGCGCCCTGGACGGCGACGAGGGCCCCAACACCGGTGGCATGGGCGCCTATTCGCCGCTGCCGTGGGCCGATCCGAAGCTGGTCGACGAGGTGCTGCACTCGGTGCTCCAGCCGACGGTGGACGAACTGCGCCGCCGCGGCGCCCCGTTCTCCGGGCTGCTCTACGCCGGTCTGGCGATCACCGGCCGGGGCGTGCGGGTCATCGAGTTCAACGCCCGCTTCGGCGACCCCGAGACCCAGGTCGTGCTGGCCCGGCTGCGGACCCCGCTGGCCGGGCTGCTGATGGCCGCCGCCACCGGCAACCTCGCCGACCTGCCGCCGCTGCGCTGGAGCGAGGACGCGGCCGTCACCGTCGTCGTCGCCTCGCACAACTACCCCGGCACCCCGCGCACCGGCGACCCGATCACCGGTCTGGCCGAGGTGGCCGCCGAGGACGCCCCGGACGCCTATGTGCTGCACGCGGGCACCCGGCAGGACGGCGACGCGGTCGTCAGCGCGGGCGGCCGCGTGCTGTCGGTCACCGCCACCGGCGAGGACCTGACCGAGGCGCGCGAGCGGGCGTACCGGGCGGTGGGCCGGATCGGGCTCGACGGCGGGCAGCACCGTACGGACATCGCGGCGAAGGCGGCCGCCGACGCGCGCTGA
- a CDS encoding phosphoribosylaminoimidazolesuccinocarboxamide synthase: MSGFVEKPEPIQVPGLVHLHTGKVRDLYRNEAGDLVMVASDRMSAYDWVLPTEIPDKGRVLTRLSLWWFDQLRDLAPNHVISEELPAGAPADWAGRTLVCTSLKMVPVECVARGYLTGSGLAEYEESRTVCGLALPEGLVDGSELPAPIFTPATKAEVGEHDENVSYEEVARQVGAETAAQLRQATLAVYSRARDIARERGIVLADTKFEFGFDGDTLVLADEVLTPDSSRFWPADQWQPGRAQPSYDKQFVRDWLTSAESGWDRRSEQPPPPLPQRVVDATRAKYLEAYERLTGTRWS, translated from the coding sequence GTGTCCGGATTCGTAGAAAAGCCCGAGCCGATCCAGGTTCCGGGCCTGGTGCACCTGCACACCGGAAAGGTGCGGGACCTGTACCGGAACGAGGCGGGCGACCTCGTGATGGTCGCCAGCGACCGCATGTCGGCCTACGACTGGGTGCTCCCCACGGAGATCCCCGACAAGGGCCGCGTCCTCACCCGGCTCTCCCTGTGGTGGTTCGACCAGCTGCGCGACCTCGCCCCGAACCATGTGATCTCCGAGGAGCTGCCCGCCGGCGCCCCCGCCGACTGGGCGGGCCGGACTCTGGTCTGCACGTCGCTGAAGATGGTCCCGGTCGAGTGCGTGGCCCGCGGCTACCTCACCGGCTCGGGTCTCGCGGAGTACGAGGAGTCCCGGACCGTGTGCGGCCTCGCGCTGCCCGAGGGCCTCGTCGACGGCTCCGAGCTGCCCGCCCCGATCTTCACCCCGGCCACCAAGGCCGAGGTCGGCGAGCACGACGAGAACGTCTCGTACGAGGAGGTCGCCCGTCAGGTCGGCGCCGAGACCGCAGCCCAGCTGCGCCAGGCCACCCTCGCCGTCTACTCCCGGGCCCGCGACATCGCCCGCGAGCGGGGCATCGTGCTCGCGGACACCAAGTTCGAGTTCGGCTTCGACGGGGACACGCTCGTCCTCGCCGACGAGGTGCTCACCCCGGACTCGTCCCGCTTCTGGCCGGCCGACCAGTGGCAGCCGGGCCGGGCGCAGCCGTCGTACGACAAGCAGTTCGTGCGCGACTGGCTGACCTCCGCGGAGTCCGGCTGGGACCGTCGCAGCGAGCAGCCCCCGCCGCCGCTGCCGCAGCGGGTCGTGGACGCCACCCGCGCCAAGTACCTGGAGGCGTACGAGCGTCTGACCGGCACCAGATGGTCCTAG
- a CDS encoding ABC-three component system middle component 2, producing the protein MEAHRPVMMPEDEVTFRLAQLLLLLDAVAGQDAKGASLERIGYYDFLSANPFLVVNSDGREGNMLRLAGFDPQVLSYASSSQRFTSRRERIQHDLGLLVAYGCCEVHNRNGAFAYSISNRGRELGARFTATYAASFTTAASIVVRSLRKLSDKALREQTARWLRPDGEGGPGAALLSVLGPGPQAPDMPWEG; encoded by the coding sequence GTGGAAGCACACCGGCCGGTGATGATGCCGGAGGACGAGGTGACCTTCCGGCTGGCGCAGCTGCTGCTTCTTCTCGACGCTGTCGCCGGACAGGACGCGAAGGGGGCGAGCCTGGAGCGCATCGGCTATTACGACTTCCTGTCTGCGAATCCCTTCCTAGTCGTCAATTCCGACGGCCGGGAGGGCAATATGCTCAGGCTGGCCGGGTTCGATCCGCAGGTGCTCTCGTACGCGTCCTCCTCGCAGCGCTTCACCAGTCGACGCGAGCGCATCCAGCACGATCTCGGGCTGCTCGTGGCTTACGGGTGTTGCGAGGTTCACAACCGCAACGGCGCCTTCGCCTATTCGATCAGCAACCGCGGTCGGGAACTCGGGGCTCGCTTCACCGCCACCTACGCCGCGTCGTTCACCACTGCGGCGTCCATCGTCGTGCGTAGCCTCCGCAAGCTCAGCGACAAGGCGCTGCGGGAACAGACCGCACGGTGGCTGAGGCCGGATGGCGAGGGCGGTCCCGGTGCCGCGCTCCTCAGCGTGCTGGGTCCGGGACCGCAGGCACCTGACATGCCCTGGGAGGGATGA
- a CDS encoding ABC transporter permease — MSGVVRPAARRRLAALGRAELALLGRNRGAVVTALLVPLALPFTVRGAYDRLDVKAHGVNVGIAMLTAAIGFSFLFAVYTALVGAFVARREELVLKRLRTGELSDAEILTGTALPAVGLGLAQVLVLSVGCALLLHTGPPKAPWLILPGLLSGLVVSAALAAVTASFTRTTESAQVTALPLLLVSMLGSGITIPAAALPDRIASLCALLPLSPAIRLVEAGWTGRSSGPGALAALATALAWTVVAVFAVRRWFRWEPRR; from the coding sequence ATGAGCGGAGTCGTACGGCCGGCGGCCCGGCGGCGGTTGGCGGCGCTCGGGCGGGCCGAGCTGGCGCTGCTCGGGCGGAACCGGGGGGCCGTGGTCACCGCGCTGCTGGTACCGCTCGCGCTGCCGTTCACCGTGCGCGGGGCGTACGACCGGCTCGATGTGAAGGCGCACGGGGTGAACGTCGGCATCGCGATGCTGACGGCCGCCATCGGCTTCTCCTTCCTCTTCGCCGTCTACACCGCGCTGGTCGGCGCGTTCGTCGCCCGCCGCGAGGAACTCGTCCTCAAGCGGCTGCGCACCGGCGAGCTCTCCGACGCCGAGATCCTCACCGGCACCGCCCTGCCCGCCGTCGGGCTCGGCCTCGCCCAGGTCCTGGTGCTGTCCGTCGGCTGCGCCCTGCTGCTGCACACCGGACCGCCGAAGGCACCCTGGCTGATCCTGCCGGGGCTGCTGTCCGGCCTCGTGGTGAGCGCCGCGCTCGCCGCCGTCACCGCGTCCTTCACCAGGACCACCGAGAGCGCCCAGGTGACCGCGCTGCCCCTGCTCCTCGTGTCCATGCTCGGCTCCGGGATCACCATCCCCGCCGCGGCCCTGCCCGACCGGATCGCGTCCCTCTGCGCGCTGCTCCCGCTGTCCCCGGCGATCCGGCTCGTCGAAGCGGGCTGGACCGGACGGTCGAGCGGCCCGGGGGCCCTGGCCGCCCTGGCCACCGCACTGGCCTGGACCGTGGTGGCGGTGTTTGCTGTACGACGGTGGTTCCGCTGGGAACCGCGGCGCTGA
- a CDS encoding serine/threonine protein kinase gives MPDSIAVPTGVQPISFDVHAVRGGSLGGARDDFETMIAQLAAATTPNVRSVAANPGDWGIDAFAGNLGGAITVWQSKYFMPVTTKKHVQQVTDSLDNVLKAAVKNGHTIASWILCIPSSMDGPMTAWWDTWTKAREKELGLVIQLWDETALRKKLLSPEGDDVRRGFYETYAQAASAPAPVEQLRLVLEVEDDKAAALGSALFIRQMTEAGHVELDSAKRQFFNADLVAREIAHKDVPAEVAALSSADATLHGLWEMQFNECAAEDALRVLHTRVWRDVRNEHDKLPKSLRLELVHSWGLVHRLVDNRKAGWVKHWRQIAAEHPDG, from the coding sequence GTGCCTGACTCGATAGCCGTGCCGACGGGTGTCCAGCCAATCAGCTTCGACGTGCACGCAGTCCGCGGGGGAAGCCTCGGCGGAGCCCGCGACGACTTCGAAACGATGATCGCTCAGCTTGCCGCCGCAACGACCCCAAACGTACGGTCCGTCGCTGCGAACCCGGGCGACTGGGGTATCGACGCCTTCGCCGGAAACCTCGGCGGAGCGATCACAGTGTGGCAGTCCAAGTACTTCATGCCGGTCACCACCAAGAAGCACGTACAGCAGGTCACAGACTCGCTCGACAACGTGCTGAAGGCAGCCGTCAAGAACGGCCACACCATCGCCAGCTGGATTCTGTGCATCCCTTCCAGCATGGACGGCCCCATGACGGCATGGTGGGACACGTGGACGAAGGCGAGGGAGAAGGAACTCGGCCTCGTCATCCAGCTCTGGGACGAGACCGCCCTCCGGAAGAAGCTTCTTAGCCCCGAAGGCGACGACGTGCGTCGCGGCTTCTACGAGACGTACGCTCAGGCCGCCTCCGCCCCGGCCCCCGTGGAGCAGCTTCGGCTGGTACTCGAGGTCGAGGACGACAAGGCAGCTGCCCTTGGCTCCGCCTTGTTCATTCGGCAGATGACAGAGGCCGGCCACGTGGAGCTGGACTCGGCCAAGAGGCAGTTCTTCAATGCCGATCTGGTGGCTCGCGAGATCGCGCACAAGGATGTTCCGGCTGAGGTGGCGGCGCTCAGTTCTGCCGATGCGACGCTCCACGGGCTATGGGAGATGCAGTTCAATGAATGCGCGGCTGAGGACGCGCTTCGAGTTCTCCACACCCGTGTCTGGCGGGATGTACGCAACGAGCACGACAAATTGCCGAAGTCGCTCCGCCTGGAGCTGGTGCACAGCTGGGGGCTGGTCCACCGGCTCGTGGACAACCGCAAGGCGGGCTGGGTCAAACACTGGCGGCAGATCGCCGCCGAGCACCCCGACGGCTGA
- a CDS encoding DNA polymerase III subunit gamma and tau, giving the protein MSSLALYRRYRPETFAEVIGQEHVTDPLQQALRNNRVNHAYLFSGPRGCGKTTSARILARCLNCEQGPTPTPCGTCQSCQDLARNGPGSIDVIEIDAASHGGVDDARELREKAFFGPAGSRYKIYIIDEAHMVTSAGFNALLKVVEEPPEHLKFIFATTEPEKVIGTIRSRTHHYPFRLVPPGTLRDYLGEVCQKEDIPVDDGVLPLVVRAGAGSVRDSMSVMDQLLAGAGADGVTYAMATALLGYTDGSLLDSVVEAFATGDGAAAFEVVDHIIEGGNDPRRFVADLLERLRDLVILAAVPDAVDKGLIDAPADVLERMQAQASTFGAAELSRAADLVNEGLTEMRGATSPRLQLELICARVLLPAAYGDERSLMARLDRIERGVNFSAGAGAPAMGYVPGPEAHGGAPAAMVPPGGGPAAARAAVRGVPGGAVPGSGPGAGGASGASDFGGAAPAAPTPAPAAAPAPAPAPEPAAPVAPAPASALAPAPAEQPAPAAQAPASAAPGAWPTAAPAGGGRRPGGWPTAAAPGAPQQQAPPAAPQPSAQQAPAAVPSAPQPPAAAPAGGLDPRMLWPNILEAVKNRRRFTWILLSQNAQVTGFDGTTLQLGFVNAGARDNFASSGSEDVLRAALAEQFNVQWKIESLIDPSGGGSAPPAPGGGSSGFGGGSGAPGGGYGGGGAPAGSGYGSTPAPRPSGPSQSAPQPSGPASGGPTPPASGPATPRPAAPEPPPVSIEDDIPEDDDPDLDESALSGHDLIMRELGATVVEEFTNE; this is encoded by the coding sequence GTGTCGTCTCTCGCGCTGTACCGCCGCTACCGTCCCGAGACCTTTGCCGAGGTCATCGGGCAGGAGCATGTCACCGACCCGTTGCAGCAGGCGCTGCGCAACAACCGGGTCAATCACGCGTACCTGTTCAGCGGGCCGCGTGGCTGCGGGAAGACCACCAGCGCGCGCATCCTCGCCCGCTGCCTCAACTGCGAGCAGGGCCCCACGCCCACCCCGTGCGGCACGTGCCAGTCCTGCCAGGACCTCGCGCGCAACGGACCGGGCTCGATCGACGTCATCGAGATCGACGCCGCCTCCCACGGTGGCGTGGACGACGCCCGAGAACTGCGCGAGAAGGCGTTCTTCGGCCCGGCGGGCAGCCGGTACAAGATCTACATCATCGACGAGGCCCACATGGTCACGTCGGCCGGCTTCAACGCCCTGCTGAAGGTCGTCGAGGAGCCGCCCGAGCACCTCAAGTTCATCTTCGCCACGACCGAGCCCGAGAAGGTCATCGGCACCATCCGCTCGCGGACCCACCACTACCCGTTCCGGCTGGTGCCGCCCGGCACCCTGCGGGACTACCTCGGCGAGGTGTGCCAGAAGGAGGACATCCCCGTCGACGACGGTGTGCTCCCCCTCGTCGTGCGCGCGGGCGCCGGATCCGTCCGTGACTCCATGTCCGTCATGGACCAGCTCCTCGCCGGCGCGGGCGCGGACGGTGTGACGTACGCCATGGCCACCGCCCTCCTCGGCTACACCGACGGCTCCCTCCTCGACTCCGTGGTCGAGGCATTCGCCACCGGTGACGGCGCGGCCGCCTTCGAGGTCGTCGACCACATCATCGAGGGCGGCAACGACCCCCGCCGCTTCGTCGCCGACCTGCTCGAACGCCTCCGTGACCTGGTGATCCTCGCCGCCGTGCCGGACGCCGTCGACAAGGGGCTCATCGACGCCCCCGCCGACGTCCTGGAGCGCATGCAGGCCCAGGCGTCCACCTTCGGCGCGGCCGAGCTGAGCCGCGCCGCCGACCTCGTCAACGAGGGGCTCACGGAGATGCGCGGCGCCACCTCGCCCCGCCTCCAGCTCGAACTCATCTGCGCCCGCGTCCTGCTCCCCGCCGCGTACGGCGACGAGCGCTCCCTCATGGCCCGCCTCGACCGCATCGAGCGCGGCGTCAACTTCAGCGCGGGCGCCGGCGCCCCCGCCATGGGCTACGTCCCCGGCCCCGAGGCCCACGGCGGCGCCCCGGCCGCGATGGTCCCGCCCGGCGGCGGCCCGGCGGCGGCGCGGGCGGCGGTGCGGGGGGTGCCGGGGGGAGCGGTTCCCGGGTCCGGCCCGGGTGCCGGTGGTGCGTCCGGCGCGTCCGACTTCGGTGGTGCGGCTCCGGCTGCCCCCACGCCCGCCCCCGCTGCCGCGCCCGCGCCTGCTCCCGCCCCCGAGCCCGCCGCTCCGGTGGCGCCCGCTCCCGCGTCGGCCCTGGCTCCCGCTCCCGCCGAGCAGCCGGCCCCGGCCGCGCAGGCTCCCGCCTCCGCCGCGCCCGGCGCGTGGCCCACGGCCGCTCCCGCCGGTGGCGGACGGCGCCCCGGTGGCTGGCCCACGGCCGCGGCTCCCGGCGCTCCGCAGCAGCAGGCTCCCCCGGCCGCCCCCCAGCCGTCGGCCCAGCAGGCCCCCGCCGCCGTGCCCTCGGCCCCCCAGCCTCCCGCGGCCGCCCCCGCCGGCGGTCTCGACCCCCGCATGCTCTGGCCGAACATCCTGGAGGCCGTCAAGAACCGCCGGCGCTTCACCTGGATCCTGCTCAGCCAGAACGCCCAGGTCACCGGCTTCGACGGCACCACCCTCCAGCTCGGCTTCGTGAACGCCGGGGCGCGTGACAACTTCGCGAGCAGCGGCAGCGAGGACGTGCTGCGAGCCGCGCTGGCCGAGCAGTTCAACGTGCAGTGGAAGATCGAGTCGCTGATCGACCCGTCCGGCGGCGGCTCCGCGCCCCCGGCTCCGGGCGGCGGCTCCTCCGGCTTCGGCGGCGGCTCGGGTGCCCCCGGCGGCGGTTACGGCGGTGGCGGCGCGCCCGCCGGCAGCGGCTACGGCTCCACGCCCGCGCCCCGCCCGAGCGGCCCCTCCCAGTCCGCCCCGCAGCCCTCCGGCCCCGCGTCGGGCGGCCCGACCCCGCCCGCGTCCGGCCCGGCCACGCCCCGCCCGGCCGCTCCCGAGCCGCCCCCTGTCTCCATCGAGGACGACATCCCCGAGGACGACGATCCCGACCTGGACGAGTCCGCCCTCTCCGGCCACGACCTGATCATGCGCGAACTGGGCGCCACGGTGGTGGAGGAATTCACCAACGAGTGA
- a CDS encoding N,N-dimethylformamidase beta subunit family domain-containing protein — translation MASDHIRRWESGAIAHAVTDPFGLGPVPWLRGSETYFDDTGHVVPWYVDAVPQQHTRGDTRIPAPRTSPGGPRSADDVHRQIKGFTATGAVAPGEAIDFHVTVDPPQEFSVDIYRIGHYAGDGAAKITTSPRLSGIVQSPPLTADRTVSCHHWWLSWRLQVPSHWSVGAYVAVLTTADGYRSHVPFTVRDDRPADLLLLLPDVTWQAYNLYPEDGHTGASLYHAWDEQGALLGEADAATTVSFDRPYAGAGLPLHVGHAYDVIRWAERYGYDLAYADARDLHAGRVDPTRYRGLIFPGHDEYWTLPMRRAAERARDHGTSLVFLSANTMYWQVELGASPSGAPDRLLTCRKRKGPGKPVLWREVDRPEQELIGIQYAGRVPEPRPLIVRNAGHWLWEATGAHEGDEIPGLVAGEADRYFPRTALPAHDERILLAHSPYTDTGGALRHQETSLYRAPSGAWVFASGTFAWSPALDRPGHVDPRIQRATANLLDRICKRD, via the coding sequence ATGGCCTCGGACCACATCCGCCGCTGGGAGTCCGGAGCGATCGCGCACGCCGTCACCGATCCCTTCGGCCTGGGCCCGGTGCCCTGGCTGCGCGGCAGCGAGACCTACTTCGACGACACCGGCCACGTGGTGCCCTGGTACGTCGACGCCGTGCCGCAGCAGCACACCCGGGGCGACACGCGCATCCCCGCGCCGCGCACCTCCCCCGGCGGCCCCCGCTCGGCCGACGACGTGCACCGCCAGATCAAGGGCTTCACCGCCACCGGCGCGGTCGCGCCCGGCGAGGCGATCGACTTCCATGTCACGGTCGACCCGCCGCAGGAGTTCTCCGTCGACATCTACCGGATCGGCCACTACGCGGGCGACGGCGCCGCCAAGATCACCACCAGCCCCCGGCTGTCCGGCATCGTGCAGTCCCCGCCGCTGACCGCCGACCGCACCGTCTCCTGCCACCACTGGTGGCTGTCCTGGCGCCTCCAGGTGCCCTCGCACTGGAGCGTCGGCGCCTATGTGGCCGTGCTGACCACCGCCGACGGCTACCGCTCCCATGTGCCGTTCACGGTCCGCGACGACCGCCCGGCCGATCTGCTCCTGCTGCTGCCCGACGTGACGTGGCAGGCGTACAACCTGTACCCGGAGGACGGGCACACCGGTGCCAGCCTCTACCACGCCTGGGACGAACAGGGCGCGCTGCTCGGCGAGGCCGACGCGGCGACCACGGTCTCCTTCGACCGGCCGTACGCGGGCGCGGGCCTGCCGCTGCACGTCGGACACGCCTACGACGTCATCCGCTGGGCCGAGCGCTACGGCTACGACCTCGCCTACGCCGACGCCCGCGACCTGCACGCCGGCCGGGTGGACCCCACCCGCTACCGGGGCCTGATCTTCCCCGGGCACGACGAGTACTGGACGCTGCCGATGCGCCGCGCCGCCGAGCGGGCCCGCGACCACGGCACCTCGCTGGTCTTCCTGTCCGCCAACACCATGTACTGGCAGGTCGAGTTGGGGGCCTCGCCGTCCGGGGCGCCGGACCGGCTGCTGACCTGCCGCAAGCGCAAGGGCCCCGGCAAGCCGGTGCTGTGGCGGGAGGTCGACCGCCCCGAACAGGAGCTGATCGGCATCCAGTACGCGGGCCGGGTGCCCGAACCGCGCCCGCTGATCGTGCGCAACGCCGGCCACTGGCTCTGGGAGGCCACCGGGGCGCACGAGGGTGACGAGATCCCGGGCCTGGTCGCGGGCGAGGCGGACCGGTACTTCCCGCGCACCGCGCTGCCCGCGCACGACGAGCGCATCCTGCTCGCGCACTCCCCCTACACCGACACCGGCGGCGCCCTGCGCCACCAGGAGACCTCCCTGTACCGGGCCCCGTCCGGCGCCTGGGTGTTCGCCTCCGGCACCTTCGCCTGGTCCCCGGCCCTGGACCGCCCCGGCCATGTGGACCCCCGTATCCAGCGGGCCACGGCCAACCTTCTGGACCGCATCTGCAAACGCGACTGA
- a CDS encoding response regulator transcription factor, producing MSDPVRLLLADDEHLIRGALAALLSLEDDLLVVAEAATGPEALAMARAHTPDVAVLDLQMPGADGVKVATSLRAELPGCQVLIVTGHGRPGHLKRALAAGVRGFVPKTVSARRLAEIIRTVHAGNRYVDPELAADAISAGDSPLTAREAEVLELAADGAPVAEIAERAALSPGTVRNYLSSAVTKLGAENRHAAVRLARERGWV from the coding sequence ATGAGTGATCCGGTACGGCTGCTGCTCGCCGACGACGAGCATCTGATCCGGGGCGCGCTGGCCGCCCTGCTCTCCCTCGAGGACGATCTGCTGGTGGTCGCCGAGGCGGCCACCGGGCCCGAGGCGCTGGCGATGGCGCGGGCGCACACCCCCGATGTGGCGGTGCTGGACCTCCAGATGCCGGGCGCGGACGGTGTGAAGGTCGCCACATCGCTGCGCGCCGAACTGCCCGGCTGCCAGGTGCTGATCGTCACCGGGCACGGGCGGCCCGGGCATCTGAAGCGGGCCCTCGCGGCGGGGGTGCGCGGGTTCGTGCCGAAGACCGTCAGCGCCCGGCGGCTCGCCGAGATCATCCGGACCGTGCACGCCGGAAACCGTTATGTGGACCCGGAATTGGCCGCCGACGCGATCTCCGCCGGGGACTCGCCGCTGACCGCGCGGGAGGCGGAGGTGCTGGAGCTGGCCGCCGACGGGGCGCCGGTCGCGGAGATCGCCGAGCGGGCCGCGCTGTCCCCCGGGACCGTGCGCAACTACCTCTCCTCGGCCGTCACCAAGCTGGGCGCCGAGAACCGGCATGCGGCGGTGCGTCTCGCCCGCGAGCGAGGTTGGGTATAG